Proteins encoded within one genomic window of Methanolacinia paynteri:
- the porA gene encoding pyruvate ferredoxin oxidoreductase encodes MLQIMEGSHAVAEAVKMSRPQVVSAYPITPQTHIVERLAEMVADGDLNADYICVESEFSALSSCLGASAAGSRVYSATTSQGLAFMTEVVFNVAGMRLPIVMTIANRSLGAPLSIWNDQQDSIFLRDSGWMQLYAEDAQEATDLHFIAYKAAENYDVLLPAFVCFDGFILTHTFEPVDIPTQEEVDAYLPAFKPYQRLDAKDPISFGMYATPDYYQEFRYEINAAMTRADKVLREAGAEFGEMFGRDYSGLVESYRLDDADTAIVALGSVCGTIKDAVDEMRDDGKKVGLLKLRSFRPFPAEDVKKALAGVSNVAVLEKNLNIGSRMLGAVGLEVKDAVYSSGIPVHSYVGGLGGRDIRKKDIKMITEWAEKGKDDCFFGLREEVL; translated from the coding sequence ATGCTTCAGATAATGGAAGGCTCACACGCAGTCGCAGAGGCCGTAAAAATGAGCAGGCCCCAGGTTGTATCAGCCTACCCGATTACCCCACAGACTCATATAGTCGAAAGGCTCGCCGAGATGGTGGCCGACGGAGACCTGAATGCGGATTATATCTGTGTTGAGAGTGAATTTTCCGCCTTATCGTCATGCCTCGGCGCCTCTGCTGCAGGTTCAAGGGTCTATTCAGCAACGACATCGCAGGGCCTCGCCTTTATGACAGAGGTCGTATTCAATGTCGCGGGAATGAGGCTTCCGATTGTAATGACAATCGCCAACCGTTCTCTCGGTGCTCCCCTGAGCATATGGAACGATCAGCAGGACTCAATATTCCTCAGGGATTCCGGCTGGATGCAGTTATATGCAGAAGACGCACAGGAGGCAACAGATCTCCATTTCATTGCATACAAGGCTGCGGAAAACTATGATGTTCTCCTTCCGGCGTTCGTGTGCTTCGACGGCTTTATCCTCACGCATACTTTCGAACCGGTAGATATCCCCACGCAGGAGGAAGTCGATGCATATCTTCCTGCATTCAAACCGTACCAGCGGCTGGATGCAAAGGATCCGATATCGTTCGGAATGTATGCAACACCCGACTACTACCAGGAGTTCAGGTACGAGATCAATGCCGCAATGACAAGGGCAGATAAAGTCCTGAGAGAGGCCGGTGCCGAATTCGGAGAAATGTTCGGGCGCGACTACTCCGGCCTTGTAGAAAGCTACAGGCTTGACGATGCAGATACAGCCATAGTGGCACTCGGTTCAGTCTGCGGAACGATAAAAGACGCAGTCGACGAGATGAGAGACGACGGAAAGAAGGTAGGGCTCCTGAAGCTCAGGTCTTTCCGCCCGTTCCCGGCCGAAGACGTAAAGAAAGCCCTTGCAGGTGTGTCGAATGTCGCCGTGCTCGAAAAGAACCTCAACATCGGATCAAGGATGCTCGGTGCGGTAGGTCTTGAGGTAAAGGATGCAGTGTACTCGTCAGGAATACCGGTTCATTCGTATGTCGGAGGTCTCGGCGGCCGCGACATCAGGAAGAAAGATATAAAGATGATTACGGAATGGGCCGAAAAAGGCAAAGACGACTGCTTCTTCGGACTTCGCGAGGAGGTGCTCTGA
- a CDS encoding 4a-hydroxytetrahydrobiopterin dehydratase — protein MELHAMKCDPNPGRLSPLTRKEVLEYIRAVPGWEVRDGRIFRIYDLGNFQKCEEFFIEIADLSKREGHYPDVRIYQGKYVEVSFYTYPVGSLTINDFIMAAKMNFKERFKKGK, from the coding sequence ATGGAACTGCATGCTATGAAATGCGATCCCAATCCCGGCCGCCTTTCACCACTGACAAGAAAGGAGGTCCTTGAATACATCAGGGCGGTTCCGGGCTGGGAGGTCAGGGACGGGAGGATTTTCAGGATTTATGATCTTGGAAACTTCCAGAAATGCGAGGAGTTCTTCATCGAAATTGCAGATCTTTCAAAGAGGGAGGGTCATTATCCTGATGTCCGTATCTATCAGGGGAAATATGTTGAGGTGAGTTTCTATACTTATCCGGTCGGCAGCCTGACTATCAATGATTTCATAATGGCTGCGAAGATGAATTTCAAAGAGAGGTTTAAAAAAGGGAAATAA
- a CDS encoding tetratricopeptide repeat protein produces the protein MKKILLIFAVFLIAAFFTSPACAEDNTSALQITDTGYIDQYNNAVDLANSGDYEAALEAINESLAENADFALGYATKSGILYVMGDFTGALEAADTATEIQPEQAWGWIGKSNALLALERYDEALEAANAAIEIDPDNADYVNAYINKGTALILLGRYEESIEASDKAIELSPTVIEGYINKGNALEYLGRYDEELEVCNAALEIDPYNSIVWANKRYAEKMIENEQNPQESPLAPALAVLAVGAAILIAKRD, from the coding sequence ATGAAAAAAATATTATTGATATTCGCTGTATTTCTGATCGCGGCATTCTTCACATCCCCTGCATGCGCTGAAGATAATACGTCAGCGCTTCAGATAACTGATACCGGTTACATCGATCAATATAACAACGCAGTCGACCTCGCAAACTCCGGGGACTACGAAGCTGCGCTCGAAGCGATCAACGAATCGCTGGCTGAAAATGCTGACTTTGCGCTTGGATACGCAACTAAATCCGGGATCCTGTATGTGATGGGCGATTTCACCGGAGCCCTTGAAGCGGCTGATACGGCAACAGAAATCCAGCCCGAACAGGCGTGGGGATGGATAGGTAAATCAAACGCACTGCTCGCACTCGAAAGATATGACGAGGCTCTTGAAGCAGCCAATGCAGCAATAGAGATCGATCCTGATAATGCCGACTATGTTAATGCATACATCAACAAGGGTACGGCACTGATACTTCTGGGACGATACGAAGAGTCGATCGAAGCGTCGGATAAAGCAATCGAACTGAGTCCGACAGTAATCGAGGGATACATCAATAAGGGAAATGCTCTTGAATATCTCGGAAGATATGATGAAGAGCTTGAGGTCTGCAATGCGGCTCTTGAAATTGACCCTTATAACAGCATAGTCTGGGCAAACAAGCGTTATGCAGAAAAGATGATAGAAAATGAACAAAACCCGCAGGAATCTCCTCTTGCACCGGCACTGGCTGTTCTCGCAGTTGGGGCGGCTATACTAATTGCAAAAAGAGATTAA
- a CDS encoding DUF3821 domain-containing protein — translation MNAKIQFAMLIFVTVSSLAMVSPVAAVLTNIHEGDSVFIGEQGLVLASDVFYSSGGVSDDQLAYYSGSNPATGSPEYVLTPSKNSFYVAPSVFSSRLGQWYSYPNGSASGYASINVLQPSLDLRLWAYRSGGESFDITNGKIVKGEALDFRIDSNLYPIFQRAGVTSGDDGIYVKVRNQVGATLTALINCNGASVSIVNVHPTEQQYFLPSGTLTCVWDTGNSQYSAGSYTVWAECNVNGMKDNLGSIEGETITPALSSLKSTSTPTPTATTSTKSSTPTTTKTPTPTPTATSVVTPVATTSAPTPVETAVTPVQTEETRTSTTTATANPAELPQTSLPVMLIMMSVVFAAIMIFMASKKE, via the coding sequence ATGAATGCAAAAATACAGTTTGCAATGTTAATCTTTGTAACTGTCTCTTCGCTGGCAATGGTGTCGCCTGTGGCCGCAGTACTTACCAATATCCATGAGGGAGACAGCGTGTTTATCGGGGAACAGGGTCTTGTTCTTGCCAGTGATGTCTTTTACAGTTCGGGAGGAGTGTCTGACGATCAGCTAGCATATTATAGCGGGAGCAATCCGGCAACCGGTTCTCCTGAATATGTGCTCACTCCTTCAAAGAATAGCTTCTATGTTGCCCCGTCAGTCTTCTCCAGCCGTTTAGGCCAGTGGTACTCATATCCTAACGGCTCGGCCAGCGGCTATGCTTCTATAAACGTCCTGCAGCCTTCACTTGATCTTCGCCTGTGGGCATATCGCTCGGGCGGTGAGAGTTTTGATATAACTAATGGAAAGATTGTCAAAGGCGAAGCCCTTGATTTCAGGATCGATTCAAACCTGTATCCGATATTCCAGAGGGCTGGTGTAACATCCGGTGACGACGGGATATATGTCAAGGTTAGAAATCAGGTCGGTGCAACTCTCACCGCATTAATTAACTGCAATGGGGCGTCGGTAAGCATAGTGAACGTTCATCCGACGGAACAGCAGTATTTCCTTCCATCCGGAACGCTTACATGCGTATGGGATACCGGAAACAGCCAGTATAGTGCAGGAAGCTATACTGTGTGGGCCGAGTGCAATGTCAACGGAATGAAGGACAACCTGGGATCGATTGAAGGGGAGACTATCACCCCGGCTCTAAGTTCGCTGAAATCGACTTCCACGCCCACACCTACGGCAACTACTTCAACAAAATCATCGACTCCGACAACAACAAAGACCCCTACGCCGACCCCTACCGCAACTTCAGTTGTGACGCCGGTTGCAACCACCTCGGCTCCAACGCCCGTGGAGACTGCTGTTACGCCTGTTCAGACGGAAGAGACCAGAACAAGCACAACAACGGCAACCGCGAATCCGGCAGAACTTCCCCAAACTTCGCTCCCGGTTATGTTAATTATGATGTCGGTGGTATTTGCCGCGATTATGATTTTTATGGCCTCAAAAAAGGAATAA
- a CDS encoding cache domain-containing protein, with protein MEKGRIIRILILVAVIAVAIVLFSSGAIFPEQQGDSTEPDQLTSVTAAIQERLDTIAGEVEKASAGLSTGIKGEEAEKILYDVFNETPDAVLFYSFSPGGTIAEVTPDSYNISSLNISLPGLPDLSGSVVKGPAMTEVVEYDSYYVFEIVHPVYDKDGESIGGVAAVIDSFSLLGGIINPEENTSGNTFTVMQTDGLILYDMDKRQVGANLFTDDIFSSFPNLRNLGVRFTTQSSGYGSYSYYPTGSSDGGSPVKKLAYWDSAGLYGTEWRVIMFKGALVAG; from the coding sequence ATGGAGAAAGGAAGAATTATTCGCATATTAATCCTTGTCGCTGTGATCGCTGTTGCGATCGTTCTTTTTTCAAGCGGTGCAATATTCCCTGAGCAGCAGGGAGATAGTACTGAGCCTGACCAGCTGACATCCGTTACTGCAGCTATCCAGGAGAGACTTGATACAATTGCAGGTGAAGTTGAGAAAGCTTCCGCCGGATTATCTACCGGGATAAAAGGCGAAGAAGCAGAAAAGATCCTGTATGATGTTTTCAATGAAACTCCTGATGCAGTCCTTTTCTATTCATTCTCGCCGGGCGGGACTATTGCAGAGGTAACTCCCGACTCATACAATATTTCGTCGCTGAATATAAGCCTGCCTGGATTACCGGATCTATCCGGATCTGTGGTGAAGGGACCTGCAATGACTGAAGTCGTTGAATACGACAGCTACTACGTTTTTGAGATCGTTCATCCTGTATATGATAAAGACGGAGAGAGCATCGGGGGTGTTGCAGCCGTTATAGACTCCTTCAGCCTTCTCGGCGGGATTATAAACCCTGAAGAAAATACATCGGGCAATACTTTTACAGTGATGCAGACCGACGGCCTGATACTCTATGATATGGATAAACGGCAGGTCGGTGCAAACCTCTTCACCGATGATATATTCAGCAGTTTCCCGAATCTGAGAAATCTTGGAGTCAGATTTACCACACAAAGCAGCGGGTACGGATCATATTCATATTATCCGACCGGCAGCAGTGATGGGGGGAGTCCTGTGAAGAAACTCGCATACTGGGATTCAGCAGGGCTCTACGGGACCGAATGGCGGGTGATAATGTTTAAGGGGGCACTGGTCGCCGGATAA
- a CDS encoding pyruvate ferredoxin oxidoreductase subunit gamma, which produces MRELRIHGRGGQGSVTAAELIATAAFKSNIYSQAFPAFGVERRGAPVQAFVRFDDKKIRLRSQIYEPDYIIVQDSTLIGDVNVFSGMKEGGIAIINTEKEIDGGVPEGVKVVKINATSIALETLGLPIENTTLMGAFAAATGEIEFDALEESLRERFPGVLADKNIAAARKAYDIVKGGT; this is translated from the coding sequence TTGAGAGAACTTCGTATACACGGAAGAGGCGGACAAGGTTCGGTCACCGCTGCCGAACTCATTGCTACAGCGGCCTTCAAGAGTAATATCTACTCACAGGCCTTTCCCGCATTTGGAGTTGAAAGAAGAGGAGCTCCGGTGCAGGCATTTGTCCGTTTTGATGATAAGAAGATCAGGCTTAGGAGCCAGATCTATGAACCGGATTACATCATCGTCCAGGACAGCACATTAATCGGCGATGTGAACGTCTTCAGCGGAATGAAAGAAGGCGGAATAGCAATAATCAATACGGAAAAGGAGATCGATGGCGGAGTACCGGAAGGAGTTAAAGTGGTAAAGATCAACGCGACATCGATCGCGCTGGAGACACTTGGTCTTCCTATCGAGAACACAACTCTCATGGGCGCATTCGCAGCGGCAACAGGAGAGATCGAGTTCGACGCCCTTGAAGAATCTCTCCGCGAGAGATTCCCGGGAGTGCTTGCAGACAAGAATATTGCAGCAGCCAGAAAGGCATATGATATCGTAAAAGGAGGCACCTGA
- the porD gene encoding pyruvate synthase subunit PorD — MPLNVGCSARPGNARDNKTGSWRTFRPEFDNDKCNKCGTCMMICPEVCIGEDEEGYPDVDYDFCKGCGLCAEECPKEAITMKKEEK; from the coding sequence ATGCCGCTCAACGTAGGCTGTTCCGCTAGGCCCGGAAATGCAAGGGACAACAAAACAGGTTCGTGGAGAACATTCAGGCCCGAGTTCGACAACGACAAATGCAACAAATGCGGAACCTGCATGATGATCTGCCCCGAGGTCTGTATCGGCGAAGATGAAGAAGGATACCCGGATGTCGACTACGATTTCTGCAAGGGCTGCGGCCTGTGCGCCGAAGAATGCCCCAAAGAGGCAATCACGATGAAAAAGGAGGAGAAATAA
- a CDS encoding thiamine pyrophosphate-dependent enzyme produces the protein MADNKPELFEPGHRACGGCGPALAARLIMKAAGENTIVVASTGCMEVFSTPYPETAWKTPWIHSLFQNSAAVASGIESSIKMQGRDEKVVVIAGDGATFDIGVLCISGAFERGHDITYICYDNEAYMNTGIQRSGATPYDASTTTSPAGKQSTGNSRPKKDMPAILAAHGAPYVATASVAYPGDLMKKIEKAINTKGPCYVQVHAPCCTGWGFDGSRTMEIGKAAIDSGLWVNFEMEDGAVTKAKKVKRVPVDEYLKAQKRFRHLFKPEPNPEEIAKIQAIADKNAEKYGIDITPK, from the coding sequence ATGGCAGACAATAAACCCGAACTCTTCGAACCCGGGCACAGGGCCTGCGGAGGGTGCGGACCCGCACTTGCTGCACGGCTTATCATGAAAGCGGCAGGCGAAAACACCATCGTAGTCGCCTCGACAGGATGCATGGAGGTATTCTCCACGCCTTATCCCGAGACCGCGTGGAAGACCCCGTGGATCCATTCCCTCTTCCAGAACTCCGCCGCCGTTGCATCGGGAATAGAGTCATCGATCAAGATGCAGGGACGCGATGAGAAGGTCGTGGTGATTGCAGGAGACGGTGCGACCTTCGATATCGGAGTTCTCTGTATCAGCGGAGCGTTCGAGAGAGGACATGACATCACCTACATCTGCTACGACAACGAGGCATACATGAACACAGGCATCCAGAGGTCAGGCGCCACGCCATACGATGCCTCGACTACCACCAGCCCGGCAGGAAAGCAGTCAACAGGAAACAGCAGGCCCAAAAAGGACATGCCTGCAATTCTCGCCGCACACGGAGCACCGTATGTTGCGACGGCGTCTGTTGCATATCCCGGGGACCTGATGAAGAAGATCGAGAAAGCAATCAACACAAAAGGCCCCTGCTATGTCCAGGTGCATGCACCGTGCTGCACCGGGTGGGGCTTTGACGGATCGAGGACGATGGAGATCGGAAAAGCCGCCATCGACTCGGGGCTCTGGGTTAACTTCGAGATGGAGGACGGCGCAGTCACGAAGGCCAAAAAGGTGAAGCGTGTCCCGGTCGACGAATATCTAAAGGCGCAAAAGAGGTTCAGGCATCTCTTCAAACCCGAACCGAATCCCGAAGAAATTGCCAAGATCCAGGCAATAGCCGATAAAAACGCTGAAAAATACGGAATAGACATCACTCCGAAATAA